A single Cannabis sativa cultivar Pink pepper isolate KNU-18-1 chromosome 7, ASM2916894v1, whole genome shotgun sequence DNA region contains:
- the LOC133039719 gene encoding uncharacterized protein LOC133039719 gives MSPRRSVRINGNRNIQVDAAPAPARGGGRGDGRRRGRRGGQSGRGGRQGASVAPVDEVALEQQQPPNAQAEILRENARIREELTQEISRLRAQNEELRRNQNPPVRNLALQPAAMNPEPIQRFEPVYERFRKQQPPIFNGSSDSLEAEEWLRSVESILEYMDLNDRERVSVFASLLKKDARIWWEVVRQSRNITTMTWLDFVDVFNRKYYSAAILAAKEDDFMNLRQNNLTVTEYARQFDRLAKFAQEIVPTEALRVKRFLKGMNPMIKKDVKIMVGTNTVYAEVLEKALEAELLENDIKKENAAKWEARRNNGGNQENKRKHEGNHGNDRDKKGKAVVQNNNNGVKRSYVEFPICPTCNRKHLGECKMKSGVCYNCGQPGHLKKNCPKGQKKENQAAPARVFALTRGEAATSNTVVSGQVSIYGLPCNVLFDSGATHSYIATRLIDSIDKPCDLLRCGIVTELPSGETMLSKRRMRDVPIIIESKELMGDLIELGIKEYDVILGMDWLSSHGATINCRKKLIVFETKAGDRFIFKGDKLALRTPLISSLKASQLMKAGCMAFLASVVDRAIETQLNVENVHIVCEFPEVFPEDLPGLPPDRGVEFIIELAHRTNPISKAPYRMAPNELKELKIQLQELLDKGFIRPSYSPWGAPVLFVKKKDGSMRMCVDYRELNKVTIKNKYPLPRIDDLFDQLQGSAVFSKIDLRSGYHQLKVRKEDIPKTAFRTRYGHYEFLVMSFGLTNAPTFMDMMNRVFKEYLDKFVVVFIDDILIYSKTMEEHEEHLRMTLNRLKENQLYAKFKKCEFWLEKVAFLGHIVSKDGVEVDPTKIEAVKSWPTPKTASEVRSFLGLAGYYRRFVEGFSKIATPLTNLTRKTQKFVWSEKCEGSFQTLKDKLITNFVLCVPNNKDKFVVYCDASKQGLGCVLMQNDKVVAYASRQLKEYEQRYPTHDLELAAVVFALKIWRHYLYGEQCEIYTDHKSLKYFFTQKELNMRQRRWLELVKDYDCEIHYHPGKANVVADALSRRSYASLAILAQMEKPLQQELQRSGIEIITQKLANLTIVSTLLQELKDAQIVDEFLQKKRAGLPEKEARKFLQKVRTDVEV, from the coding sequence ATGTCTCCAAGAAGATCAGTTCGAATCAACGGCAATAGAAACATCCAAGTGGATGCAGCTCCAGCACCCGCAAGGGGCGGAGGCCGAGGTGATGGTCGACGCAGAGGCCGACGTGGAGGCCAAAGCGGTAGGGGAGGTAGACAAGGAGCATCGGTAGCACCGGTAGATGAAGTAGCGCTTGAACAACAACAACCTCCCAATGCTCAAGCTGAGATACTCCGAGAAAACGCTCGTATACGTGAGGAGCTAACTCAAGAAATTTCAAGGCTACGAGCTCAGAATGAGGAGTTACGCCGGAATCAAAATCCACCCGTTAGAAACCTAGCTCTTCAACCAGCTGCAATGAATCCAGAACCAATACAACGTTTTGAACCTGTGTACGAGCGATTCAGGAAACAACAACCACCAATATTCAATGGGAGCTCGGACTCACTTGAAGCTGAGGAATGGTTGCGCTCAGTGGAGTCCATATTGGAATATATGGACCTCAATGATAGGGAAAGAGTATCTGTCTTTGCCAGCCTACTTAAAAAGGATGCACGGATCTGGTGGGAAGTAGTAAGACAGAGTCGCAACATAACAACTATGACCTGGTTGGACTTTGTTGATGTGTTCAACAGGAAGTACTACAGTGCCGCCATACTGGCTGCAAAAGAAGATGactttatgaatctgaggcAGAACAATCTCACTGTCACGGAGTATGCTAGGCAATTTGACCGtctggcaaagtttgcacaagAGATCGTACCAACCGAGGCCCTTCGGGTCAAAAGGTTTTTGAAGGGGATGAACCCCATGATAAAAAAAGATGTGAAAATCATGGTGGGGACCAACACAGTTTATGCTGAGGTGTTAGAGAAAGCTCTCGAAGCTGAGTTGCTCGAAAATGATATAAAGAAGGAGAATGCTGCTAAGTGGGAAGCCCGAAGAAACAATGGAGGAAATCAAGAGAATAAGAGAAAACACGAGGGAAATCACGGTAATGATCGTGATAAAAAGGGGAAAGCAGTGgtccaaaataacaacaatgggGTGAAAAGGTCCTATGTAGAATTCCCAATTTGCCCCACATGCAATAGAAAACATCTTGGGGAGTGTAAGATGAAGTCAGGGGTGTGCTACAATTGCGGGCAGCCAGGCCATCTGAAGAAAAATTGCCCAAAGGGACAAAAGAAGGAGAACCAAGCCGCTCCCGCTCGAGTGTTTGCTCTCACCAGAGGAGAAGCGGCAACAAGCAACACTGTTGTCTCAGGTCAGGTTTCTATTTACGGATTGCCTTGTAATGTTCTCTTTGATTCTGGAGCTACTCATTCTTATATAGCTACTAGGTTGATTGATAGTATAGATAAGCCATGTGACCTACTTAGATGTGGTATTGTGACGGAATTACCCTCGGGAGAAACCATGCTATCAAAAAGAAGAATGCGAGATGTACctatcataatcgaaagcaaagAACTCATGGGCGACCTAATAGAGCTGGGAATAAAGGAATATGATGTTATACTTGGGATGGATTGGCTATCTAGTCACGGTGCGACAATCAATTGCCGAAAGAAACTGATCGTTTTTGAAACAAAGGCTGGGGATCGGTTTATATTCAAGGGCGACAAGCTAGCCCTTAGGACTCCATTGATCTCTTCCCTGAAAGCTAGTCAGCTAATGAAGGCGGGATGCATGGCATTCTTGGCCAGCGTAGTGGATCGAGCAATAGAGACGCAACTAAATGTGGAGAACGTGCACATAGTCTGTGAATTTCCAGAGGTCTTTCCAGAAGATCTACCGGGACTACCTCCAGACAGAGGGGTGGAGTTCATCATCGAATTAGCCCACAGGACTAATCCAATTTCAAAGGCTCCATACAGAATGGCACCTAATGAGTTAAAAGAGCTTAAAATACAACTACAGGAGCTCTTAGACAAAGGGTTCATTAGACCgagttactcaccttggggtgcgccTGTACTCTTTGTCAAAAAGAAAGACGGAAGTATGAGGATGTGCGTAGACTACCGTGAGCTCAACAAGGTGACCATCaagaataagtatcctttgCCAAGGATTGACGATCTCTTTGATCAATTGCAAGGCTCGGCTGTGTTCTCAaagatagatctaagatctgggTATCACCAGCTGAAGGTCCGGAAGGAAGACATACCCAAGACAGCATTCAGAAcacggtatggacactatgagttTTTGGTAATGTCTTTCGGACTAACTAACGCCCCGACCTTCATGGATAtgatgaatagggtgttcaaggagtACCTAGATAAGTTTGTTGTTGTATTCATTGATGACATTCTTATCTACTCCAAAACTATGGAGGAACATGAGGAACACCTGAGGATGACTCTAAACCGACTTAAGGAGAACCAActatatgccaaattcaagaaatgtgaattctggttagagAAGGTGGCATTCCTAGGCCATATAGTTTCCAAAGATGGAGTCGAGGTGGATCCTACAAAGATCGAAGCGGTCAAGAGCTGGCCAACACCTAAGACTGCAAGTGAAgtaagaagcttcttgggtctagCTGGTTACTATAGACGCTTTGTTGAAGGATTTTCCAAGATTGCAACTCCTCTAACCAACTTGACTCGAAAGACGCAgaagtttgtctggtcagaaaaGTGTGAGGGTAGCTTCCAAACACTTAAGGACAAACTAATAACAAATTTCGTATTATGCGTTCCCAATAACAAGGATAAGTTTGTGGTGTACTGCGATGCATCAAAACAAGGGCTGGGATGCGTGCTGATGCAAAATGACAAAGTAGTAGCATATGCCTCAAGACAACTTAAGGAGTATGAACAGAGGTACCCAACACACGATCTGGAGTTGGCAGCAGTAGTTTTTGCGCTAAAAATATGGAGGCACTATCTCTACGGGGAacaatgtgaaatttataccgaccacAAGAGCCTGAAGTACTTCTTTACGCAAAAGGAACTCAACATGAGGCAGAGGCGATGGCTGGAGCTTgttaaggactatgattgtgaaatcCACTACCATCCAGGGAAGGCCAACGTAGTAGCAGACGCGCTAAGTAGACGCAGTTATGCCAGCTTGGCAATACTGGCACAAATGGAGAAGCCCCTACAACAGGAACTCCAAAGAAGTGGTATAGAGATCATTACACAAAAACTAGCTAACCTAACCATTGTCTCAACGCTGCTACAGGAACTTAAAGATGCACAGATTGTTGATGAGTTCTTACAGAAGAAAAGAGCAGGCTTGCCAGAGAAAGAGGCGAGAAAATTTCTCCAGAAGGTACGAACGGATGTTGAGGTATAA